One Persicobacter psychrovividus DNA window includes the following coding sequences:
- a CDS encoding PfkB family carbohydrate kinase codes for MSLLSIGTVAFDAIETPFGKTDKIVGGSCTYIALAASYFLKEKNNIVAVVGDDFGDDNIADLNRHGIDTEGLQIKAGEKSFFWAGKYHNDMNSRDTLATELNVLENFDPVIPENYQDVKYLMLGNLTPAIQIQTIERMKNRPKFIAMDTMNLWMDIAMDDLKKALTMIDMLIINDEEARQLSGDYSLVRAAQKIQEMGPKYLIIKKGEHGALLFGENRTFFAPALPLEEVFDPTGAGDTFAGGLMGYLAKTDDISFDNMKRAIIHGSAMASFTVEKFGPERLQDLDQATVDARIQQFVDLSQFEL; via the coding sequence ATGAGTTTATTATCTATTGGTACGGTTGCCTTCGATGCAATCGAAACGCCTTTTGGCAAAACCGACAAAATCGTCGGTGGTTCATGTACTTACATCGCCTTGGCGGCCTCTTATTTTTTGAAAGAGAAAAATAATATCGTTGCCGTTGTTGGGGATGATTTTGGCGATGATAACATTGCTGATTTGAACCGTCACGGTATCGATACGGAAGGTTTGCAGATCAAAGCAGGGGAAAAATCTTTCTTCTGGGCGGGCAAATACCACAACGACATGAACAGCCGCGATACGCTGGCCACAGAACTGAACGTTTTGGAAAACTTCGATCCTGTAATTCCTGAAAATTATCAGGATGTGAAATACCTGATGTTGGGCAACCTGACCCCTGCCATTCAGATTCAGACGATCGAGCGCATGAAAAACCGCCCGAAATTCATCGCCATGGATACGATGAACCTTTGGATGGACATTGCGATGGATGATTTGAAAAAGGCTTTGACGATGATCGACATGCTCATCATCAATGATGAAGAGGCCCGTCAGCTTTCTGGTGATTACTCACTGGTACGTGCGGCTCAAAAAATTCAGGAGATGGGACCAAAATATTTGATCATCAAGAAAGGGGAACACGGTGCTTTGTTGTTCGGTGAAAACCGTACTTTCTTTGCGCCTGCCTTGCCTTTGGAGGAAGTTTTCGATCCAACAGGAGCTGGAGACACTTTCGCAGGTGGATTGATGGGGTACCTGGCCAAAACGGACGATATCTCTTTCGATAATATGAAGCGTGCGATCATTCATGGCTCGGCAATGGCTTCTTTCACCGTAGAGAAATTCGGCCCTGAGCGTTTGCAGGATTTGGATCAGGCAACAGTGGATGCCCGTATTCAACAGTTTGTGGATCTTTCACAATTTGAATTATAA
- a CDS encoding DNA starvation/stationary phase protection protein: MNFIGLDAQKANQLADQLNDLLANFQVYYQNLRGFHWNIKGPQFFELHVKFEELYTEAHTQIDEVAERILTLDKSPLHSFADYLQAAEITPAVDVSDAENTVGITLSNIQALIKREREILEMAGEANDEGTVALMSDYIAGQEKTAWMLKSYLG; the protein is encoded by the coding sequence ATGAATTTCATTGGATTAGACGCACAGAAAGCAAATCAGTTAGCAGATCAGTTAAACGACCTGTTGGCCAACTTTCAAGTTTACTATCAAAATCTAAGAGGCTTTCATTGGAACATTAAGGGCCCTCAGTTTTTTGAGCTTCACGTAAAATTTGAAGAATTATACACTGAGGCACATACGCAGATTGATGAGGTGGCAGAACGTATCCTGACTTTGGATAAATCACCGCTGCATTCATTTGCAGACTATCTTCAGGCGGCAGAAATTACCCCTGCGGTAGATGTGAGCGATGCCGAAAATACGGTGGGAATCACCCTGTCGAACATTCAGGCACTGATCAAAAGAGAGCGTGAAATTCTTGAAATGGCAGGAGAGGCCAACGATGAAGGAACAGTCGCTTTGATGAGTGATTACATCGCCGGACAGGAAAAAACCGCCTGGATGCTGAAGTCCTATTTAGGATAA
- a CDS encoding peroxiredoxin, which produces MSLVGKKAPLFVAPAVVNGYEIVEDFSLEQYIGKQEVIFYFYPKDFTFVCPTEILAFQEKLAEFEKRNVAVVGISCDSEETHLAWLTTPKKQGGIEGVKYPLVADLSKTIANNYGVLAGDWEYNDEGELVFAGIPVAFRGTFLIDKNGVVRHETINDLPLGRNIDEMIRLVDALHHVEEHGEVCPANWSEGADAMKATKEGVAEYLSAH; this is translated from the coding sequence ATGTCATTAGTTGGAAAAAAAGCCCCATTGTTTGTTGCACCAGCAGTTGTTAACGGTTACGAGATCGTAGAAGACTTCTCTTTGGAGCAGTACATTGGTAAGCAAGAAGTAATTTTCTACTTCTATCCAAAAGATTTTACTTTTGTTTGTCCTACTGAAATCTTGGCTTTCCAGGAAAAATTGGCAGAATTTGAGAAGCGCAACGTTGCTGTTGTTGGTATTTCTTGTGATTCAGAAGAAACTCACTTGGCTTGGTTGACTACTCCTAAGAAACAAGGTGGTATCGAAGGCGTGAAATACCCATTGGTAGCTGACTTGTCGAAAACAATTGCAAACAACTACGGTGTATTGGCCGGTGACTGGGAGTACAATGACGAAGGAGAATTGGTATTCGCAGGTATTCCTGTAGCTTTCCGTGGTACTTTCTTGATTGACAAAAACGGTGTTGTACGCCACGAAACAATCAACGATTTGCCATTGGGTCGTAACATCGATGAGATGATCCGTTTGGTAGATGCTTTACACCACGTAGAAGAGCACGGCGAAGTTTGTCCTGCAAACTGGTCTGAAGGTGCTGACGCTATGAAAGCAACTAAAGAAGGTGTAGCAGAATACCTTTCAGCGCACTAA
- a CDS encoding 3-deoxy-D-manno-octulosonic acid transferase yields the protein MGQFLYSFLFHLAELLLPIPALFNKKLRLFVKGRKPVFKQLMHFRATYNDPVAWFHCASLGEFEQARPVLEEFKKRYPDYKIVLTFFSPSGYEVRKDYDKADLITYLPIDTWQNAKKFVDLLNPQVVFFVKYEFWYNYLKRVAQKNIPLFSFSTIFRKDQIYFKWYGAFFFRTLHCFDHFFVQNQESVEVLEEAKVYNFSKTGDTRFDRVEEICQQAKKLPLVEAFTEGHRTLVVGSSWPQDMVHIFPLINGGKTDLKFIIAPHNLKASEMKEIENQCAGKVIRYSKASEQNVSDAQVLIIDNFGMLSSVYRYGDFAYVGGAFGSGLHNILEAATYGLPIFFGRSAKNRKFQEATDMLAREAAFDFERSEEFAEKFAALYNDEDQYQQAADRSRRYVEENLGVTAQILDFCEAYIK from the coding sequence ATGGGTCAATTTTTATACTCGTTTTTATTCCATCTGGCAGAATTACTGTTGCCGATTCCCGCACTTTTTAACAAGAAACTGCGCCTGTTTGTAAAAGGCCGAAAGCCAGTATTCAAACAACTGATGCACTTTCGGGCAACTTATAACGACCCTGTGGCTTGGTTTCACTGTGCATCTTTGGGAGAGTTTGAACAGGCACGACCAGTTTTGGAAGAATTTAAAAAGCGGTATCCTGATTATAAAATCGTCCTGACCTTCTTCTCCCCATCGGGTTATGAAGTGCGTAAAGATTACGATAAGGCAGATCTGATCACCTACCTGCCAATAGATACCTGGCAGAATGCCAAGAAATTTGTCGATTTGCTGAATCCTCAGGTGGTATTTTTTGTGAAGTATGAGTTTTGGTACAACTACCTCAAACGTGTGGCGCAGAAAAATATTCCCCTGTTTTCATTTTCAACCATTTTCAGAAAAGACCAAATCTACTTCAAGTGGTACGGCGCCTTCTTTTTCCGCACCCTGCATTGCTTCGATCATTTCTTTGTACAGAATCAGGAGTCTGTGGAGGTGCTTGAAGAGGCTAAAGTCTATAATTTCAGTAAAACGGGAGATACCCGATTCGATCGGGTAGAGGAAATCTGCCAGCAGGCCAAAAAACTTCCGCTTGTAGAGGCCTTCACGGAGGGGCACCGCACATTGGTGGTGGGCAGCAGTTGGCCGCAGGATATGGTGCATATTTTTCCGCTGATCAATGGTGGGAAAACAGACCTGAAATTTATTATTGCACCACATAACCTGAAAGCGTCAGAAATGAAGGAGATCGAAAACCAATGCGCAGGCAAGGTGATTCGCTACTCCAAAGCTTCAGAACAAAACGTTTCGGATGCACAAGTGTTGATCATAGACAACTTCGGCATGTTGTCGTCGGTCTATCGCTATGGCGACTTTGCCTATGTGGGAGGTGCTTTTGGTAGCGGCTTGCACAATATCCTGGAAGCGGCCACCTATGGTTTGCCGATCTTTTTTGGGCGTTCAGCTAAAAACAGAAAATTTCAGGAGGCTACGGATATGCTTGCACGGGAGGCGGCATTTGATTTTGAACGCAGTGAAGAGTTTGCAGAGAAATTTGCGGCCTTGTATAATGATGAGGATCAATACCAACAGGCCGCCGATCGGTCGAGAAGATATGTGGAAGAAAATTTGGGCGTTACGGCTCAAATTCTCGACTTTTGTGAAGCTTATATAAAATAA
- the rsgA gene encoding ribosome small subunit-dependent GTPase A, which translates to MEGLVMRSTGSWYEVRDLTTDEVYQCRLRGKFKIKGLKVTNPLAVGDIVTFELEDTEEETGVITHIKKRENYLIRKSTRKVRHGHIIGANLDQAILVCTLVMPRTSQGFIDRFLVSCESYHIPAVLVFNKADLLVPEAQQIQEELMELYESLGYQCLSLSAKKKEGLDAFMAMLEGKKSILSGHSGVGKSTLINAIAPDIDQWTQEVSTYANKGVHTTTFAEMFEIEEGTFLIDTPGIKELGLMDIKEEEIGGYFPEFRALMSECRFYNCSHTHEPGCVVTEAVKRGYIDEGRYMSYLSMMEGDDNRR; encoded by the coding sequence ATGGAAGGATTAGTGATGCGCTCGACGGGCTCGTGGTATGAGGTGCGCGATTTGACCACCGATGAAGTTTACCAATGCCGTCTTCGGGGGAAATTCAAAATTAAAGGATTGAAGGTAACCAACCCTTTAGCGGTGGGGGATATCGTTACGTTTGAGCTTGAAGATACCGAAGAAGAAACAGGCGTGATCACGCATATTAAAAAGCGTGAGAATTATCTTATCCGTAAATCTACAAGGAAGGTGCGGCATGGGCACATCATTGGTGCCAACCTTGACCAGGCGATTTTGGTGTGTACTTTAGTGATGCCCCGCACGTCTCAGGGCTTTATTGACCGATTCCTCGTTTCCTGTGAATCCTATCATATTCCTGCCGTTTTGGTTTTCAACAAAGCGGATTTACTGGTGCCAGAGGCGCAGCAGATTCAGGAAGAACTCATGGAGCTTTATGAGTCGCTGGGTTATCAGTGTTTGTCACTTTCAGCGAAGAAAAAAGAAGGACTCGATGCTTTTATGGCGATGCTTGAAGGCAAGAAGTCAATCCTTTCGGGGCACTCAGGGGTGGGGAAATCTACCCTGATCAATGCCATTGCTCCAGATATTGACCAATGGACACAAGAGGTTTCCACTTATGCCAATAAGGGGGTTCATACCACCACCTTCGCAGAAATGTTTGAAATCGAAGAGGGAACATTTTTGATCGATACTCCAGGAATTAAAGAACTGGGTTTGATGGACATCAAAGAGGAAGAAATTGGAGGCTATTTCCCAGAGTTCAGGGCATTAATGAGCGAGTGTCGTTTTTATAACTGTTCGCATACCCATGAGCCTGGCTGTGTAGTTACCGAGGCCGTAAAGCGTGGCTACATTGATGAAGGTCGATATATGAGTTACCTCAGTATGATGGAAGGGGACGATAACCGCCGATAA
- a CDS encoding YigZ family protein, producing the protein MKDTYLTLAEASEGFYKEKGSKFIGLAYPIKKEEQVKEIIDGLKKQYYDARHHCYAYVLGNDGERFRANDDGEPGHSAGDPILGQIRSHNLTNLLIVVVRYFGGTKLGVPGLVHAYRTAAADAIEEGEIVEKILMIDIPFRFEYLSMNDVMKLIKEYDLQILNQHFDNLCEMEISVREKRFAEVLEKLKKIDGVDVLLEEEDKK; encoded by the coding sequence ATGAAAGACACTTATCTCACCCTTGCCGAAGCCTCGGAAGGTTTTTATAAAGAAAAAGGCAGTAAATTTATTGGGCTTGCTTATCCCATTAAAAAAGAAGAGCAAGTGAAGGAAATTATTGATGGCCTGAAGAAGCAGTACTACGATGCCCGCCACCACTGTTATGCTTATGTTTTAGGCAATGACGGCGAACGGTTCCGCGCCAATGATGATGGCGAACCAGGGCACTCTGCCGGAGACCCTATCCTGGGGCAAATTCGCTCCCATAACCTGACTAACCTGCTGATCGTGGTGGTGCGTTATTTCGGCGGCACCAAATTGGGCGTTCCCGGCTTGGTACATGCCTATCGTACTGCGGCGGCAGATGCTATTGAAGAGGGAGAAATTGTCGAAAAGATCCTGATGATCGATATTCCTTTCAGGTTTGAATACCTCAGTATGAATGATGTGATGAAGCTGATCAAGGAATACGATTTACAGATTCTGAATCAGCATTTCGATAACCTTTGTGAAATGGAAATCTCGGTCAGGGAAAAACGCTTTGCCGAGGTGCTTGAGAAGCTGAAAAAAATCGATGGAGTAGATGTGCTGTTGGAAGAAGAGGATAAAAAATAG
- a CDS encoding 3'-5' exonuclease, with translation MYQKEISKEEVNELPLTKYEGEIELITDSESLDEALKEIEEYSVIGFDTETKPTFRRGAKNHIALIQIATEEKVYLIRVQETGVTPALEDLLSNPDIHKIGIALTDDIRGMKEIADILPQGYIDLATEVKAMGWKVTGARNLSAIFLKIRISKNQQTSNWEKSEYSPQQIDYAATDAWICLEIYKKIQEYQALMA, from the coding sequence ATGTATCAAAAAGAAATCAGTAAAGAGGAGGTCAACGAATTACCATTGACAAAATACGAGGGAGAGATTGAACTGATCACCGATTCGGAATCTTTGGATGAAGCCCTGAAAGAAATCGAGGAGTACTCGGTGATAGGCTTCGACACAGAGACCAAACCTACTTTCCGCAGAGGCGCCAAAAACCATATCGCCCTGATTCAGATTGCCACCGAAGAAAAAGTCTATTTGATTCGGGTTCAGGAAACAGGCGTTACCCCTGCATTGGAGGATCTGCTGAGCAATCCTGACATTCACAAAATTGGTATTGCCCTTACGGATGATATCAGAGGGATGAAAGAGATTGCTGACATTTTGCCTCAGGGTTACATTGACCTGGCTACTGAAGTGAAAGCCATGGGATGGAAAGTTACGGGAGCAAGAAACCTCTCCGCCATATTTTTGAAAATTCGAATTTCCAAGAATCAGCAAACTTCCAATTGGGAGAAATCCGAGTACAGCCCACAGCAGATCGACTATGCCGCTACGGATGCATGGATCTGCCTGGAGATTTACAAAAAGATACAGGAGTATCAAGCATTAATGGCCTGA
- the nhaC gene encoding Na+/H+ antiporter NhaC, whose product MDNKLHKKPSLIQALLPVMLLIGMLSANVAIFSDNATYGPNQIALILAAALAGLVGMKLNYTWEQMEDGIVLSIKSALPAILILLLIGSLSGTWLLSGVVPSLIYYGLGILTPKIFLFATVIICAIASVAIGSSWTTIATIGIALLGIGTALGFDKPMIAGAIISGAYFGDKVSPMSDTTNLAPAMAGTDLFTHIRSMMYTTIPSIVITLIIFLVMGFQHSSVANPDNIEGIRQSILATFDVTPWLFLVPLAVLVLVLKKVPAIPALLIGTLLGALFALIFQPNLLHEVAGKDKSFWAASYAALSRSMFTEISIHTNNIQVNELLTSKGMSGMLNTIWLIMCAMIFGGIMESTGLLQRITQAVIGKVNSIGGLIASTSVSCIFFNTTASDQYLSIVVPGRMFADVYRKRGIRPEVLSRTLEDSGTVTSVLIPWNTCGAYQASVLSVATFAYLPYCFFNILSPIVTIIFGYLFVKADLPKSEIEEVPAAVD is encoded by the coding sequence ATGGACAATAAGTTGCACAAAAAGCCGTCACTTATACAAGCACTCTTGCCTGTAATGTTACTGATCGGGATGCTTTCGGCCAATGTGGCGATCTTTAGCGACAATGCTACCTACGGACCGAACCAAATCGCCCTTATTCTTGCTGCTGCACTTGCTGGGCTTGTAGGCATGAAACTCAATTATACCTGGGAACAGATGGAGGACGGGATTGTCCTGAGTATCAAATCCGCCTTACCTGCCATTCTGATCCTCCTACTGATCGGATCCCTTTCGGGAACCTGGCTGCTCAGTGGTGTTGTGCCCTCGTTGATTTACTACGGACTTGGCATCCTGACCCCAAAGATTTTCCTTTTTGCCACCGTGATCATCTGTGCAATTGCTTCTGTTGCCATTGGCAGTTCCTGGACCACCATCGCCACCATCGGTATTGCCCTTCTGGGGATTGGTACCGCCCTTGGCTTTGACAAACCCATGATCGCTGGCGCCATTATTTCAGGTGCTTATTTTGGAGATAAAGTATCGCCGATGTCGGACACCACCAACCTGGCCCCTGCCATGGCTGGTACCGACCTGTTTACGCATATCCGAAGCATGATGTACACCACCATCCCGTCGATCGTCATTACACTGATCATCTTTTTGGTCATGGGATTTCAGCATTCTTCGGTCGCTAACCCAGATAATATCGAAGGGATCCGCCAGAGTATTTTAGCCACTTTTGATGTTACCCCATGGTTGTTTCTGGTTCCATTGGCAGTATTGGTGCTGGTACTGAAAAAAGTTCCTGCAATTCCTGCATTATTGATCGGAACATTGCTTGGCGCATTGTTTGCCTTAATTTTTCAACCTAATTTGCTGCATGAAGTGGCGGGTAAAGACAAAAGCTTTTGGGCGGCAAGTTATGCAGCGCTAAGCCGTTCAATGTTTACCGAGATTTCTATTCATACCAATAACATACAGGTGAATGAATTGCTGACCTCAAAAGGGATGTCAGGGATGCTGAACACGATTTGGCTGATCATGTGTGCGATGATTTTTGGTGGGATTATGGAGTCTACAGGTTTACTGCAACGTATTACGCAGGCGGTTATCGGCAAGGTCAACTCTATTGGTGGACTCATTGCCTCAACCTCTGTTTCGTGTATTTTCTTCAATACCACCGCTTCAGACCAATATTTATCAATTGTAGTGCCTGGCAGGATGTTTGCAGACGTATATCGCAAACGTGGCATCCGACCTGAGGTATTGTCGAGAACGCTGGAAGATTCAGGGACTGTTACTTCGGTACTGATACCATGGAATACCTGCGGTGCTTACCAAGCCTCGGTGTTGTCAGTTGCTACTTTTGCTTATTTACCTTACTGCTTCTTTAATATCCTCAGCCCGATTGTTACGATCATCTTTGGCTATTTATTCGTTAAAGCTGATTTGCCCAAGTCGGAAATCGAGGAGGTACCGGCAGCAGTAGATTAA
- a CDS encoding Rossmann-like and DUF2520 domain-containing protein, with protein MKKFYNIALIGTGNVAWHLGPALENAGHHITALYGRDKKRGKQMLDRLFNAEWHHDLDFSSADLDVILVCVSDQAIAEIAKDIILPDGTVLAHTSGAMPMNELEYAAADAHGVFYPLQTFTKGKEIDIEEVPFLIETSEKWATARLVRLAETISHTVKEVDSKQRKHIHLSAVFACNFTNFMMLRSAQIMEQQNLSFELMHPLIAETINKTLEIGPKAAQTGPAVRKDIKTLDAHLELMDEQQEWAEMYQEISQQIIDEYHKKEERSGWDI; from the coding sequence ATGAAAAAGTTTTATAATATAGCGCTAATTGGTACTGGTAATGTGGCGTGGCACCTCGGGCCCGCACTTGAAAACGCCGGCCATCACATCACGGCCCTTTATGGTCGGGACAAAAAGCGTGGAAAACAAATGCTCGATCGGTTGTTCAATGCGGAGTGGCACCATGATCTTGACTTTTCTTCCGCCGATCTGGATGTCATTCTGGTATGTGTCAGCGATCAGGCCATTGCTGAAATTGCCAAAGATATCATCCTTCCTGATGGTACCGTACTGGCCCACACTTCGGGTGCAATGCCCATGAATGAACTGGAGTATGCTGCTGCCGATGCACATGGAGTGTTCTACCCTTTGCAGACCTTTACAAAGGGGAAGGAAATCGATATTGAAGAAGTGCCTTTTTTAATTGAAACATCAGAAAAATGGGCGACAGCACGGCTGGTAAGACTGGCAGAAACCATTAGCCATACCGTGAAAGAAGTGGACTCCAAACAGCGAAAGCATATTCACCTTTCAGCGGTTTTTGCCTGTAATTTTACCAACTTTATGATGCTAAGGTCGGCACAGATCATGGAACAGCAAAACCTGTCCTTTGAACTGATGCACCCCCTGATTGCTGAAACAATTAACAAAACACTGGAGATTGGCCCTAAAGCGGCACAAACAGGCCCTGCTGTGCGGAAGGACATTAAAACCCTCGATGCGCACCTTGAACTGATGGATGAGCAGCAGGAGTGGGCAGAAATGTACCAGGAGATCAGTCAGCAGATTATTGACGAATATCATAAGAAGGAGGAAAGGTCTGGCTGGGATATTTGA
- a CDS encoding replication-associated recombination protein A translates to MIGNNQQRPLAERLRPTSIDEMVGQQHLVGSAGILRSALNTGMIPSLILWGPPGVGKTTLAQIMAETVKMPFATLSAISSGVKDVREVIERARRQAKTLLFIDEIHRFNKGQQDALLGAVERGIITLIGATTENPSFEVNGALLSRCQVYTLKSLTEEDLKNLLARALSEDEVLSKKKLEIKEYEALFQVSGGDARKLLNLLEIVADSLGAEGSIDNAIVKSVAQQRMAVYDKNADQHYDLASAMIKSIRGSDPNAAVYWMARMIQGGEDVKFIARRLLISASEDIGMANPTALVIANNAFQAVQTIGYPESRIILSQCATYLATSPKSNASYNAINQALRTIEATGDLPVPLHLRNAPTKFMKQQGYGKGYNYSHDNPGNFAPQEYMPKALEGHKFYEPGDNQKESHLREWLKYWWKDKYGY, encoded by the coding sequence ATGATAGGAAATAACCAACAGCGGCCACTGGCCGAAAGGCTCCGCCCGACATCCATTGATGAGATGGTCGGGCAGCAGCACCTTGTCGGTTCGGCGGGAATTCTCAGAAGTGCGCTGAATACAGGCATGATTCCCTCCCTGATTTTATGGGGGCCTCCAGGTGTCGGGAAAACCACCCTTGCGCAGATTATGGCGGAAACGGTGAAAATGCCTTTTGCTACCCTGAGTGCGATCAGTTCTGGAGTAAAAGATGTTCGGGAGGTGATTGAACGTGCCAGGCGGCAGGCCAAAACCTTATTGTTTATTGATGAAATTCATCGCTTTAATAAAGGGCAGCAGGATGCCCTGTTGGGGGCTGTTGAGCGTGGAATCATTACTTTGATTGGAGCGACCACGGAGAATCCTTCCTTTGAGGTGAATGGCGCTTTGCTTTCTCGTTGTCAGGTATATACCTTAAAGTCGCTGACAGAGGAGGATCTTAAAAATCTTTTGGCGAGGGCATTGTCTGAAGATGAGGTGTTGAGCAAAAAGAAGCTCGAAATTAAAGAATATGAAGCCCTGTTTCAGGTTTCAGGAGGAGATGCCCGAAAGTTACTGAACTTGCTTGAAATTGTAGCTGATTCGCTGGGTGCTGAAGGAAGTATTGATAATGCCATTGTGAAGTCGGTGGCGCAACAGCGAATGGCCGTTTATGATAAAAATGCAGATCAGCATTATGATTTGGCCTCAGCGATGATCAAATCCATACGTGGTTCTGACCCCAATGCAGCGGTGTACTGGATGGCACGAATGATTCAGGGTGGGGAGGATGTGAAATTTATTGCCCGCCGATTACTGATTTCGGCTTCAGAGGATATCGGTATGGCCAATCCCACCGCTTTGGTGATTGCCAATAATGCATTTCAGGCAGTACAGACGATCGGGTACCCTGAGTCGAGGATTATCCTTTCGCAATGTGCAACCTACCTGGCGACAAGCCCCAAAAGTAATGCGAGCTATAATGCGATTAATCAGGCATTACGAACGATAGAGGCGACTGGCGATTTGCCCGTTCCGCTGCACTTGCGGAATGCCCCGACCAAATTCATGAAGCAACAGGGCTATGGCAAGGGGTACAATTACAGTCATGACAATCCTGGGAACTTTGCTCCCCAGGAATATATGCCCAAGGCACTTGAAGGGCATAAGTTTTATGAGCCAGGAGACAACCAGAAAGAAAGTCACCTTCGGGAGTGGTTGAAATATTGGTGGAAGGATAAATATGGGTATTAA
- a CDS encoding outer membrane beta-barrel protein: MKKSLYLLVFMSILAFSANAQIKGLPQGGGPLPNGAKQVNAGFGFSNNGLPVYGGMDFGVGSDITVGFDIGYRSYNRTHKGLGYRTTVFSMAAIANYHFNRILEIPNNWDVYAGLNVGYSNVSNRWNGSGDPTYDWSENSGLGLGLQVGARYYFNQNWAINLELNGGNRLSGGRIGVSYRL; encoded by the coding sequence ATGAAAAAATCACTCTACCTATTGGTCTTCATGAGCATTTTGGCTTTCTCTGCCAACGCACAAATCAAAGGCTTACCTCAGGGTGGCGGCCCATTGCCTAATGGCGCCAAGCAAGTAAATGCAGGCTTTGGATTTTCAAACAACGGACTTCCTGTATATGGTGGAATGGACTTTGGCGTAGGCAGTGATATCACCGTAGGTTTTGATATTGGCTACCGTAGCTACAACAGAACGCATAAGGGATTGGGATACCGAACAACCGTATTCTCCATGGCTGCCATTGCCAATTACCACTTTAACCGCATTCTTGAAATTCCGAACAACTGGGATGTGTACGCAGGTTTGAATGTAGGCTACTCAAATGTATCCAATAGATGGAATGGCTCAGGCGACCCTACTTATGACTGGAGTGAAAATTCTGGTTTAGGCTTGGGGCTGCAAGTGGGAGCACGTTATTATTTCAACCAAAACTGGGCGATTAATCTGGAGCTTAATGGAGGTAACCGTTTGTCTGGAGGACGCATCGGTGTTTCTTACCGCTTATAA
- the tsf gene encoding translation elongation factor Ts — translation MAISAKQVNELRKATGAGMMDCKKALVETDGDFDKAIEVLRKKGQKVSAKRADNETSEGSVFAKANADNTEIVTLSLVCETDFVAINEGFQALGASILDAAAAAKPASVEGIMELSLGEMTVAEKITETIGKFGEKIVIKNYEVITGEKVVAYIHSNKKLGVVVSLANVGDADYETAGKDVGMQVAAMNPIALSADDVSEEVKAKELEIGREIALKEGKPEAIVDKIANGKLNKFFKDNTLLAQDFVKDSSMSVDKYLNSLNKGMTVAAFKRFTVG, via the coding sequence ATGGCTATTTCAGCAAAACAAGTTAATGAGCTGAGAAAAGCAACTGGTGCGGGCATGATGGATTGCAAAAAAGCATTGGTTGAAACTGACGGCGATTTCGATAAAGCAATCGAAGTACTTCGTAAAAAAGGTCAGAAGGTTTCTGCGAAACGTGCTGACAACGAAACTTCTGAAGGTTCTGTATTCGCGAAAGCAAATGCTGACAACACTGAGATCGTTACATTGAGCTTGGTTTGTGAAACTGACTTCGTAGCAATCAACGAAGGTTTCCAAGCATTGGGTGCTTCAATTTTGGATGCGGCTGCTGCAGCTAAACCAGCATCTGTTGAAGGAATCATGGAATTGTCTTTGGGCGAGATGACTGTCGCTGAAAAAATTACTGAGACTATCGGTAAATTCGGTGAGAAGATCGTAATCAAAAACTACGAAGTGATCACTGGTGAGAAAGTTGTTGCTTATATCCACTCAAACAAGAAATTGGGCGTAGTAGTATCTTTGGCTAACGTAGGTGATGCTGATTACGAAACTGCTGGTAAAGATGTAGGTATGCAAGTAGCTGCAATGAACCCAATCGCATTGAGTGCTGATGACGTAAGCGAAGAAGTGAAGGCTAAAGAATTGGAAATCGGTCGTGAGATCGCATTGAAAGAAGGTAAGCCAGAAGCAATCGTTGACAAAATCGCTAACGGTAAATTGAACAAGTTCTTCAAAGACAACACTTTGTTGGCACAGGATTTCGTAAAAGACAGCTCTATGTCTGTTGACAAATACTTGAACAGCTTGAACAAAGGAATGACTGTAGCAGCGTTCAAACGCTTCACTGTAGGATAA